One Formosa agariphila KMM 3901 genomic window, ATTTTTTATTTGGAAACTGCTGCATTGTACTATTAGGAATCAATGCCTCGTCGATATCATTTAATATTAGAAAATTTTTAAAAGCTGCGTCTGTATCTCCCGAATACAACCTAATAGCAACATCAATAATTTTGTTTTTATGTTCCTGTATTAAGCTATTAAGTGTTGTCAGGTAACTAGAATCGGCTAAAGATTGTATTAGTGTAGAATTCTTATAATTTGAAGGCGTGTAACTTTTAAGTAAAGTTTTATATCCAGCAGCTAACACAATTTTAATCTCTTCATTTGGATAATGAAGCACAGCATTTTTAATGAGTTTTAGGGAACTCTCACTAAAATCTGTTGGGATTATTACGGTTTTCATGCATTCTAATTTTCTTGATGCAAACATACCTTTACGGTATTAGAGCGGTATAAGAATGAGATTAGAATGAGATTAGAGTTTTAAATGCTGCTTAAACAATTGTTTTTAAGTGTGTTGAAATAGTTTGATCTAAAAAAAAGAAGAAATCAGGTGCGTTTTCTATTTTGATACAGAAAATTCCTGGTATTTATTGGGAAAAATTAAGGTGACTATAGTTCCTTTTTTATGTTCAGAAAACACTTCTATAGTACCACTATGTAATTTCATTATTTTATAAGTTAAAGGCAGACCAAAACCATATCCTTTTACGTTTCTAACATTTGCTGCACGATAAAACGGTTGATAAATGTTTTTTATTTCATCCGAAGGAATACCAACACCATGGTCTGTAACCACAATTTTTATAGCGGAATTATTAGTTACTATTTTGACTATAACTTTTTTGTTATCAGAAAATTTAGAAGCATTATCTAATACATTATTAAGCGCGATATTTATTAAACCATAATTTCCATCTATTATTAATAAGTCTGGATTTTCTGGAAAGTCGCTAAAATCTATTTCTATTTGATTTTCAGGATTTATCAAATCAATATTATCTTTTACTTCTAATATTAATTCGTCTAAACGAATGGGCGTAATCAGCAACCCTTTTTCATCATTTTCAGTTTGGGCAAACTTAAGTAAACTATTTATTAAGGCATCTAAACGTAAAGCTTCAGTTTCTACACCTTCTAAAACTTTTATGTATTCTTCTGGCGAACGTTCTTTTAATAAGGCAATTTCGGTTTGCCCTAAAATAGCTGTTAGCGGATTTTTAAGCTCGTGAGACGCATTATTAATAAAATTACTCTGTATTTCGAACGAGGTTTCCAATCGGTCTAACATATCGTTAAATGTATTGGTTAACTGGCTAAGTTCGTCTTTATTTTCTGAGGTATGTAAACGTTCATGTAAATTGGTTACACGAATGGTATTCACTTTTTCAATTATTTTAGAAAGAGGATCTAAAGTTCGTTTTGCAAAAAAACGACCAATTAAGAATAATACGAAAATGGTTAAAAGAAATAATAAAATTAAAAGACTTCTTAGTTTCGATAATTCATTAGTACCATCTACATCGCTTGCTGTTACTATTATAAAATAGGAGGTATTATGGTCTGTGTAATTAATTCCGGAGAAAAAAGAATGTCCTATTTTAACTTCAGCGTATTTATTTTGAATTAAATCTGAGTAAAATTCTTCTGGTAAAACCACATCAAGCTCTGTGTTTATCTGTGTTTTTGGTGTGTCTACAGTATAAATAAATTCGCGTTCTTCGGATAAGGTTTGTAAGTGTTTCTGAATGAGGTCTTCGTAAATTTCGGTACTTAATGCATCCTTTTCAAAATGAGATTGTTCAGCAATTAATGTCCGGTTCTTTAATTTCACAAAGAACTCATTAGTCGTATAATCAACCGCAAAAAGATATATAATTGTAAAAATTACCATTTGCATGCTAGCCACTAGTAAAACAAAAATAAGAGTGATTTTGTTTTTAATTTTCATCTTCAGGGGCTTTCAAAATGTAACCCATTCCAACTACAGTTTGTATTAGTTTAGGTGTAAATTTCTTGTCAATTTTATTTCTTAAGTAATTCACGTATACATCTACAACATTAGTTCCCATATTAAAACCAATGTCCCAAACATGCTCTAAAATATCTATTCTAGACAAGACTTTATTTTTGTTTTTAAGAAGGTATTCTAATAAACGAAACTCTGTAGAGGTTAGCTTTATTTCGGTATTTTTTCGTTTAACTATTTTAGTATCGTTGTTTAATTCTAAGTCTGCTAATCGTAGAATTAAATTATCAGGAACATCAATATTGTTTCGGCGTGCTACCGCTCGAATTCTTGCAAGAAGTTCTTTGAATTTAAAAGGTTTAGTTAAATAATCATCTGCACCAGCGTCAAGTCCTTTCACAATATTATCTGTACTTCCTAAAGCCGATAAAAATATTATTGGAATACTGCCATACCCTAAATCTTTAATTTTAGCAGCAATTGCGTAACCATTCATGCCTGGTAAAATAACATCTAATAATATTAAATGAATGTCTTTTTGAAGCACAAGTTCTAGGCAAGTTTCACCATCGTAGGCAATAAATGCATTATACCCAACTTCTTCTAAACCTTTTTTAATAAAGGTTGCCACGTTAAATTCATCTTCAACAATTAGAATGTTTTTTATCATATAATACTAATTCTACTAAATATATAGTAAATGTACGTTGCTTGAATTACAATTTATACTAAAAATAGTTTAAAGTATAATGGTTTTATTATTAATGAGGTTTTTAACCTAATTTTAAGTTTAAATATGCCTAAAATCATTGTTTATCTGTGGTTTTGTTAGTAGTTTTATACAAGAAAATTAAGACTATGACAAATATACTTTTACCTACAGATTTTTCCGAAAACGCATGGCACGCGCTAGAATATGCATTAGAGCTTTTTAAAAATGAAACATGTAATTTCTATATATTAAATTCTTTCGATCAACCAGGCTCAGATGGGTACATGGGACTTACAACCGCGATGGCTAAAGAATCTATTTATAAAGCACAAAATGAAAAAAGTAAAAACGGATTAAAAGATGTATTAGACAAAGTTAATGCAACTTATTCAAACGAAAACCATAAATATAAATGCTTATCTATTTTTAAAGGATTCTCTTCTGCGGTTAAAAAAGTGGTCGAAGATTTTAAAATAGATTGTATTGTTATGGGAACCAAAGGGGCTGGAGCAATAAAAGAAATTACAGTAGGAAGTAATACTTCGGGATTAATAGGTGTTGTTAATTGTCCTATAATTGCAATACCTAAATATGCAGAATTTAAAAATTTTAAAGAAATAGGAATCTCTACAGATTTCGATATTTCTTTTACAGAAAAAGGCTTAAGTCCACTTTTAGACATTGCAACATCTCAAAAAG contains:
- a CDS encoding response regulator transcription factor — protein: MIKNILIVEDEFNVATFIKKGLEEVGYNAFIAYDGETCLELVLQKDIHLILLDVILPGMNGYAIAAKIKDLGYGSIPIIFLSALGSTDNIVKGLDAGADDYLTKPFKFKELLARIRAVARRNNIDVPDNLILRLADLELNNDTKIVKRKNTEIKLTSTEFRLLEYLLKNKNKVLSRIDILEHVWDIGFNMGTNVVDVYVNYLRNKIDKKFTPKLIQTVVGMGYILKAPEDEN
- a CDS encoding HAMP domain-containing sensor histidine kinase — translated: MKIKNKITLIFVLLVASMQMVIFTIIYLFAVDYTTNEFFVKLKNRTLIAEQSHFEKDALSTEIYEDLIQKHLQTLSEEREFIYTVDTPKTQINTELDVVLPEEFYSDLIQNKYAEVKIGHSFFSGINYTDHNTSYFIIVTASDVDGTNELSKLRSLLILLFLLTIFVLFLIGRFFAKRTLDPLSKIIEKVNTIRVTNLHERLHTSENKDELSQLTNTFNDMLDRLETSFEIQSNFINNASHELKNPLTAILGQTEIALLKERSPEEYIKVLEGVETEALRLDALINSLLKFAQTENDEKGLLITPIRLDELILEVKDNIDLINPENQIEIDFSDFPENPDLLIIDGNYGLINIALNNVLDNASKFSDNKKVIVKIVTNNSAIKIVVTDHGVGIPSDEIKNIYQPFYRAANVRNVKGYGFGLPLTYKIMKLHSGTIEVFSEHKKGTIVTLIFPNKYQEFSVSK
- a CDS encoding universal stress protein, translating into MTNILLPTDFSENAWHALEYALELFKNETCNFYILNSFDQPGSDGYMGLTTAMAKESIYKAQNEKSKNGLKDVLDKVNATYSNENHKYKCLSIFKGFSSAVKKVVEDFKIDCIVMGTKGAGAIKEITVGSNTSGLIGVVNCPIIAIPKYAEFKNFKEIGISTDFDISFTEKGLSPLLDIATSQKATVSICHVMDRAKKLTSSQNEKKEALKVMLKDCSAGYFTLTGIGVSTGIRAFVQSRKLDMLCVIAKEQDFLKRLLNQSYSKSITHRANVPLLILNIKNF